One window of Paludibacter propionicigenes WB4 genomic DNA carries:
- a CDS encoding PD40 domain-containing protein: MKRIKRIICLLLIIMAGISCNNQVKSPSQIDKYPLIYPDYVGVTIPATIAPLNFTLPEEVFDRIDVVVKGKNGNEIHFSGDDVSFSSSEWKSLLESNIGDSLLVTVCLEQTGKWRQYKPFPIYISKYPIDYGLVYRLIAPGYEIYSKMGIYQRELSSYNQTPLYENTLVIGSCVNCHSFNKTNPNYSSMHVRGKNGATYLNINGKSVFLNTKADETIGSFVYPYWHPSGKYIAYSVNKTRQVFHEAKEERIEVVDLESDVIVYQPETNQVLTTNLLKTPSFETFPAFSADGRTLYFCSASQKNIPKDYKDVKYSLCSIGFDPKKGTFGSHVDTLVSAKVLNKSVSFPRPSYDGKYIMFTLSDYGNFSIWHKEADLWLLNLADKSIRRLDEVNSDDTESYHNWSSNSHWFVFSSRRGGGLYTRLYIASIDDKGVISKPFLLPQKKPFCYYDESVYSYNVPDFVSSPVKWNRREMESVLTSAERIQVKVRK; encoded by the coding sequence ATGAAAAGAATAAAACGTATAATCTGCCTTCTATTGATTATAATGGCTGGTATTTCTTGCAATAATCAAGTGAAATCACCTTCTCAAATAGATAAATACCCTCTTATTTATCCTGATTATGTAGGTGTAACAATACCGGCTACTATCGCACCTCTGAATTTCACACTGCCTGAAGAGGTTTTTGATAGGATAGATGTAGTTGTCAAAGGTAAAAACGGGAACGAAATACACTTTAGCGGTGATGACGTATCTTTTTCTTCTTCAGAGTGGAAAAGTTTGTTGGAAAGCAATATCGGTGACAGTCTTTTAGTAACGGTTTGTTTGGAGCAGACAGGGAAATGGAGACAATATAAACCGTTCCCAATTTATATAAGTAAATATCCTATTGATTATGGATTAGTCTATCGATTAATTGCTCCAGGATATGAGATTTATAGTAAAATGGGTATTTATCAACGCGAGTTATCATCTTATAACCAGACACCATTGTATGAGAATACTCTTGTTATTGGCTCTTGTGTTAATTGCCATAGTTTTAATAAAACAAACCCAAATTATTCAAGTATGCATGTACGTGGAAAAAATGGAGCTACTTATCTGAATATCAATGGTAAATCTGTGTTTCTAAATACCAAAGCAGATGAAACTATAGGGTCCTTTGTTTATCCATATTGGCATCCATCGGGAAAATATATAGCTTATTCGGTTAATAAAACCCGTCAGGTATTTCATGAGGCAAAAGAGGAGCGCATTGAGGTGGTAGATTTAGAGTCGGATGTAATTGTATATCAACCGGAAACGAATCAGGTGTTGACAACTAATCTTTTAAAAACCCCTTCGTTTGAGACTTTTCCTGCTTTTTCTGCTGATGGGCGTACATTGTATTTTTGTTCTGCTTCGCAGAAGAATATTCCAAAGGATTACAAAGATGTGAAATATAGTTTATGCAGCATTGGTTTTGATCCTAAAAAAGGAACTTTTGGTAGTCATGTAGATACACTTGTGTCTGCAAAGGTGCTGAATAAAAGTGTATCATTTCCTCGTCCATCTTATGATGGTAAATATATAATGTTCACCCTGTCTGATTACGGAAACTTTTCAATTTGGCATAAAGAAGCTGATTTATGGTTACTTAATCTAGCTGATAAAAGTATAAGGAGACTGGATGAAGTGAATAGTGATGATACGGAGAGTTATCATAATTGGAGTAGTAATTCGCATTGGTTTGTGTTTAGTAGCCGCCGTGGTGGAGGATTGTATACGCGTTTGTATATAGCTTCCATAGATGATAAAGGAGTTATAAGTAAACCTTTCCTTTTGCCACAGAAAAAACCTTTCTGTTATTATGATGAGTCTGTCTATTCATATAATGTACCTGATTTTGTGTCTTCACCTGTAAAATGGAATAGAAGAGAAATGGAAAGTGTACTCACATCTGCAGAACGTATACAAGTAAAAGTTAGAAAATAA
- a CDS encoding sialate O-acetylesterase produces MKKLLVPILLCLALNTSAQWAFRLPSIISNHAVLQQSTDVKLWGWAQSGSTVKISCSWNPTDTVKAEPRKDWTWDAIVKTPKAGGPYTITFISSSQKVVIEDILIGEVWLCSGQSNMEYAFNWESKPIDVGDAVAKSANNQLRFFQLSHTYSIYPKDNSDGEWKISSPETTPSMSVAGYFFGKTINEKTKAPVGLIASYWGGTNVQSWIPNEVFAENAELKTLAEDTKAVNWAPVAPAVIYNSMLQPLVNYKIAGAIWYQGEGNTGEPQNYSKLFEGLITGWRKAFNNDFPFYFVQIAPWSGYGKNSAAYLREQQEAVLHLPKTGMITVGDLVDNIKDIHPRIKKEVGMRLVNLALKEHYGFQDVNPYHPRYKNFSIKKDKINIRFTTSGKLICKAKTPANFQLAGADNQFFPAVAKIEKDGSITVSSKEVKVPVSVRYCFTNDATPDLFDTNGLPLIPFRTDMIQYKP; encoded by the coding sequence ATGAAAAAATTACTTGTACCAATTCTTTTATGCCTTGCTTTAAATACTTCAGCGCAATGGGCTTTTCGCTTACCGTCTATTATTAGTAATCATGCTGTATTACAACAATCTACAGATGTGAAATTGTGGGGCTGGGCTCAAAGTGGCAGCACCGTAAAGATAAGTTGTAGTTGGAATCCAACGGATACCGTGAAAGCGGAACCCCGTAAAGACTGGACATGGGATGCTATTGTAAAAACGCCGAAAGCAGGCGGTCCTTACACCATTACATTTATCAGTAGCTCACAAAAAGTGGTTATTGAAGATATTTTAATTGGAGAAGTTTGGTTATGTTCCGGTCAATCGAACATGGAATATGCTTTTAACTGGGAATCAAAGCCCATCGATGTTGGTGATGCAGTGGCTAAATCGGCCAATAATCAGTTGCGCTTCTTTCAACTTTCGCATACTTACAGCATTTACCCCAAAGATAACTCGGATGGTGAATGGAAAATCAGTTCGCCCGAAACTACTCCATCCATGAGCGTTGCCGGCTATTTCTTTGGCAAAACAATCAATGAAAAAACGAAAGCTCCCGTGGGACTCATCGCGTCGTATTGGGGTGGGACAAATGTACAGTCGTGGATTCCAAACGAAGTTTTTGCGGAAAATGCGGAACTAAAAACACTGGCCGAAGATACCAAAGCGGTTAATTGGGCACCGGTCGCACCAGCTGTCATCTACAATTCGATGTTGCAACCGCTGGTGAACTATAAAATTGCAGGAGCTATTTGGTATCAGGGAGAAGGCAATACCGGCGAACCGCAAAACTATAGCAAACTGTTTGAAGGGCTTATAACCGGTTGGAGAAAGGCATTCAATAACGACTTCCCATTCTATTTCGTACAAATTGCGCCATGGAGCGGCTACGGGAAAAACAGTGCGGCTTACCTGCGCGAACAACAGGAGGCAGTACTTCATTTGCCTAAAACGGGGATGATAACAGTAGGTGATTTAGTAGACAACATCAAAGATATTCACCCCAGAATAAAGAAAGAAGTGGGAATGCGACTGGTAAACCTGGCATTGAAAGAACACTATGGTTTTCAGGATGTAAATCCATACCATCCTCGTTATAAAAATTTCAGCATTAAAAAAGATAAAATCAATATTCGGTTTACAACTAGCGGAAAGTTGATTTGTAAAGCCAAAACTCCGGCTAATTTTCAACTGGCAGGAGCCGACAACCAGTTTTTTCCGGCTGTAGCTAAAATAGAAAAAGATGGTTCTATCACTGTTTCAAGCAAAGAAGTGAAAGTGCCCGTGTCAGTTCGCTATTGCTTTACAAACGACGCTACGCCCGATTTATTCGATACCAATGGCTTACCATTAATTCCGTTCAGAACGGATATGATTCAATATAAGCCGTAA
- a CDS encoding Rid family hydrolase encodes MKYRSYTFSTHNVNVELSFFGETGHAMEYHLMLHVKGRDLNYETQLQNLHRAYREFLEDESMNGAKPVLKRYFLSDAANQAEQLQEELKLFPACPTSILQQSPLDGSKIALWCYLIKDTNPVYEHYWMAGLGIASGNSEEQTHLLLQKYELELQQYGCLLERDCIRTWFFVQNVDVNYAGLVKARRENFVEQGLTEQTHYIASTGIEGRHANPNVYVLLDAYAVKGLQSGQMKYLYALSHMSPTAVYGVTFERGVCVLYGDRRQLYISGTASIDSKGEVLYKGDVVSQARRMCENVEKLLEEGGSNREDLAQIIIYLRDAADYSVVKPILDDRYLRIPKQFVLAPVCRPTWLIEMECIALRKDKNDKFSSL; translated from the coding sequence ATGAAATATAGGTCTTATACATTTTCCACTCATAATGTAAATGTAGAGCTTTCTTTTTTTGGAGAGACCGGGCATGCAATGGAGTACCATCTCATGCTTCATGTAAAAGGAAGAGATTTAAATTATGAAACTCAGTTACAAAATTTGCATCGGGCTTATAGAGAGTTTCTGGAAGATGAATCAATGAATGGTGCGAAACCGGTCCTGAAACGTTATTTTCTTAGCGACGCAGCTAATCAAGCTGAACAACTACAGGAAGAGCTGAAATTGTTTCCTGCATGCCCAACTTCCATTCTTCAACAGTCTCCTTTGGATGGTAGTAAGATTGCATTGTGGTGTTATTTAATAAAGGATACTAATCCTGTATATGAACACTATTGGATGGCTGGTTTAGGAATTGCTTCTGGAAATTCAGAAGAGCAGACTCATCTGCTTTTACAAAAATACGAGTTGGAGTTACAACAATATGGGTGTTTATTGGAAAGAGATTGCATACGTACTTGGTTCTTTGTTCAAAATGTAGATGTAAATTATGCCGGATTAGTGAAAGCTCGTCGCGAGAACTTTGTAGAACAAGGACTTACGGAGCAGACTCATTATATTGCAAGCACAGGAATTGAAGGTCGTCATGCAAACCCTAATGTTTATGTATTGTTAGATGCATATGCAGTTAAAGGATTACAATCAGGTCAAATGAAATATCTTTATGCATTGAGCCATATGAGTCCTACGGCTGTATATGGTGTGACATTTGAAAGAGGAGTTTGTGTATTGTATGGAGATAGACGACAACTTTATATTAGCGGTACAGCTAGTATTGATAGTAAAGGAGAGGTACTATATAAAGGGGATGTGGTATCTCAGGCTCGCAGGATGTGCGAAAATGTAGAGAAGCTTCTGGAAGAGGGAGGTTCTAACAGGGAAGATTTAGCACAGATTATTATATATCTGCGAGACGCTGCTGATTATTCTGTTGTCAAGCCTATTCTTGACGATCGATATTTAAGGATTCCAAAACAATTTGTGCTTGCACCTGTTTGCCGTCCAACTTGGCTTATTGAAATGGAATGTATCGCTTTGAGGAAAGATAAAAATGATAAATTTAGTAGTCTTTAA